Proteins encoded in a region of the Paramagnetospirillum magneticum AMB-1 genome:
- a CDS encoding sulfite exporter TauE/SafE family protein, with product MIEVITDLAHAGLGICRVGIDGNENLILGLFVTGLVGSLTHCVGMCGPFALSQVAARMEAIPFERMTEMRRLAGAALLPYHLGRATTYGALGAAAAGFGGILGGAGSFRLLAAVLLGVAALLLLAMALPGIKALAGSGGDSRWARGVGRLAGPLFARPFGLRGWALGVMLGFIPCGLLYAALAAAAAGGNAVAGAFGMLAFWAGTVPMLVLVAAVGQAAVSHWRAPLLRAAPALLVLNAGMLGFMAWQLLAS from the coding sequence ATGATCGAGGTCATCACCGATCTCGCCCATGCGGGCCTGGGCATCTGCCGCGTCGGCATCGACGGCAACGAGAATCTGATCCTCGGCCTGTTCGTCACCGGGCTGGTGGGCAGTCTGACCCATTGCGTCGGCATGTGCGGCCCCTTCGCCCTGTCCCAGGTGGCGGCGCGGATGGAGGCCATTCCCTTCGAGCGCATGACCGAGATGCGGCGGCTGGCCGGGGCGGCGCTGCTGCCCTATCATCTGGGCCGGGCCACCACCTATGGCGCCCTGGGCGCCGCCGCGGCCGGCTTCGGCGGCATTCTGGGCGGCGCCGGGTCGTTCCGCCTGCTGGCGGCGGTGCTGCTGGGGGTGGCGGCGCTGCTGCTGCTGGCCATGGCCTTGCCCGGGATCAAGGCGCTGGCCGGTTCGGGCGGCGACAGTCGCTGGGCGCGCGGCGTGGGCCGTCTGGCCGGGCCGCTGTTCGCCCGGCCGTTCGGGCTGCGCGGCTGGGCGCTGGGCGTCATGCTGGGCTTCATTCCCTGCGGCCTGCTCTATGCCGCCCTGGCGGCGGCGGCGGCCGGGGGCAATGCGGTGGCCGGGGCTTTCGGCATGCTGGCCTTCTGGGCCGGCACCGTGCCCATGCTGGTGCTGGTGGCAGCAGTGGGACAGGCGGCGGTGTCCCATTGGCGGGCTCCGCTGTTGCGGGCGGCGCCCGCGTTATTGGTTTTGAATGCGGGAATGCTGGGCTTCATGGCCTGGCAGCTTCTCGCCTCGTGA
- a CDS encoding SCO family protein: MKFSRSLLALMAVIVIAFVVIGVRLVIWSGNNSEGAKAIPAIGGPFQLTDHNGKQVSDRDFRNRYMLIFFGYTFCPDVCPTTLSTVTAAMEKLGTGYGKKVVPIFVTIDPERDTVAVMKEYVGAFSPDIVGLTGTPDEIAKVAKEFKVYAAKVKGDRPEHYTVDHSAILYLMGPDGKFVAHFTHGISADDLAAGLKKHVG, translated from the coding sequence ATGAAGTTCTCGCGCAGCCTGCTGGCCCTGATGGCGGTGATCGTCATCGCCTTCGTGGTGATCGGTGTCCGCCTGGTCATCTGGAGCGGCAACAATTCAGAGGGCGCCAAGGCCATTCCGGCCATCGGCGGTCCCTTCCAGTTGACCGACCATAACGGCAAGCAGGTCAGCGATCGCGATTTCCGCAATCGCTACATGCTGATCTTCTTCGGCTACACCTTCTGCCCCGACGTCTGCCCGACTACCCTGTCGACGGTGACGGCGGCCATGGAGAAGCTGGGCACCGGCTACGGCAAGAAGGTGGTGCCCATCTTCGTCACCATCGATCCCGAGCGCGACACCGTGGCGGTGATGAAGGAATACGTGGGAGCCTTCTCGCCCGATATCGTCGGCCTGACCGGCACGCCGGACGAGATCGCCAAGGTGGCTAAGGAATTCAAGGTCTACGCCGCCAAGGTCAAGGGCGACCGGCCCGAGCATTACACCGTCGACCACTCCGCCATCCTTTACCTGATGGGGCCGGACGGCAAGTTCGTCGCCCACTTCACCCACGGCATCTCCGCCGACGATCTGGCGGCCGGATTGAAGAAGCACGTTGGCTGA
- a CDS encoding cobyrinate a,c-diamide synthase, with product MAEGKAGAENRGGAGSKGLIIAAPSSGSGKTTLTLGLLRLLARKGLAVGSVKVGPDYIDPAFHAAASGRPCYNLDSWAMRPESLGALAARAASGAELLVCEGVMGLFDGAFVPAGQPDGSTADLAAATGWPVVLVIDGRGMTGSAAAVLAGFAHLRPEVRIGGVIFNRVVGDKHKAAIAAACARACPGISLLGFLPPSSGLETPSRHLGLVQAAERADLQTFLDGAAALVAEHVDVDGLAALAQPSRLAGGSLGAMIPPLGARIAVARDTAFAFAYPALLEGWRQAGAELSFFSPLADQGPDEAADAVYLPGGYPELHAGRLAGNAGFLNGLRRAAAAGAVLYGECGGYMVLGRGMEDAQGVRHAMAGLLGLETSFARRRLHLGYRRAALYAAGPLGEAGQGYRGHEFHYASVLAEQGAPLFSVADAPGADLGHAGLVEGRVTGSFVHLIDRFAGS from the coding sequence TTGGCTGAGGGTAAGGCGGGGGCTGAGAATAGGGGCGGGGCTGGGTCCAAGGGGCTGATCATCGCCGCGCCCTCGTCTGGCAGCGGCAAGACCACCCTGACGCTGGGCCTGCTGCGCCTGCTGGCCCGCAAGGGGCTGGCGGTGGGCTCGGTCAAGGTGGGGCCGGATTACATCGACCCCGCCTTCCACGCCGCCGCCTCGGGGCGGCCCTGCTACAACCTGGATTCCTGGGCCATGCGGCCCGAGAGTCTGGGCGCCCTGGCCGCCAGGGCGGCGTCGGGGGCCGAACTGCTGGTCTGCGAAGGCGTCATGGGCCTGTTCGATGGCGCCTTCGTCCCGGCGGGGCAGCCTGACGGCAGCACCGCCGATCTGGCCGCCGCCACCGGCTGGCCGGTGGTGCTGGTCATCGACGGACGCGGCATGACCGGTTCGGCGGCGGCGGTGCTGGCCGGCTTCGCCCATCTCAGGCCCGAAGTGCGCATCGGCGGGGTGATCTTCAACCGGGTGGTGGGCGACAAGCACAAGGCGGCCATCGCGGCGGCTTGCGCCAGGGCCTGTCCCGGCATCAGCCTGCTGGGCTTCCTGCCGCCGTCGTCCGGGCTGGAGACGCCGTCGCGCCACCTGGGGCTGGTCCAGGCCGCCGAACGCGCCGATCTTCAGACTTTTCTCGACGGCGCCGCCGCCCTGGTGGCCGAGCATGTGGACGTGGACGGGCTGGCCGCCCTGGCCCAACCATCGCGTCTGGCCGGCGGGAGTCTGGGGGCCATGATCCCGCCCCTGGGGGCACGCATCGCCGTGGCCCGCGACACCGCTTTCGCCTTCGCCTATCCCGCCCTGCTGGAGGGCTGGCGTCAGGCCGGGGCGGAACTGTCGTTCTTCTCCCCCCTGGCCGATCAGGGGCCGGATGAGGCCGCCGACGCGGTCTATCTGCCGGGCGGCTATCCCGAGCTGCATGCCGGTCGGCTGGCGGGCAATGCCGGGTTCCTGAACGGCTTGCGCCGCGCCGCCGCCGCTGGGGCGGTGCTGTACGGCGAATGCGGCGGCTACATGGTGCTGGGCCGCGGCATGGAGGATGCCCAAGGCGTCCGCCACGCCATGGCCGGGCTGTTGGGCCTGGAAACCTCCTTCGCCCGGCGCCGGCTGCACCTGGGCTACCGTCGGGCCGCCCTGTACGCCGCTGGTCCGCTGGGCGAGGCGGGGCAGGGCTATCGCGGGCACGAATTCCACTATGCCTCCGTCCTGGCGGAACAGGGGGCGCCCCTGTTCTCGGTGGCCGACGCGCCGGGGGCGGATCTGGGCCATGCCGGACTGGTCGAGGGGCGGGTGACGGGCTCGTTCGTTCATCTCATCGACCGGTTTGCCGGGTCTTGA